The Lolium rigidum isolate FL_2022 chromosome 2, APGP_CSIRO_Lrig_0.1, whole genome shotgun sequence genomic interval ATGCCTCGCAaaaggtgatgaacacagcaacgtgaaggattgagttgggggtaagttgccacagttggatttcgtaagtccgtagaagacgatgaaggaactcgtgagcaggaagcgagagaccccgatacaagaacgacaagaacatcacggtaaaaccagtgggaggattgggccgagaagTCGCACCTGGtagaatcacattcccctcgtcggaggagactagaccgaggcttcgggccctcttttcatcacgcttcgtggtggaggacgctagccaatctCCGGGTTTGGCTGCGGTTACCGAGcttggcggtgctggcggcgccggaggtgggggaggtgcatctggagcgctcctcttcgcaagattcgaggaggccttggtggcggcgccgccactCACAGAActggcggcggtggcgaggttcctcttcttcaccatcgcgagatctggagGAAATCTGgaaacggtggtggcggcgcagcagttgtgAAAGggaaaggtagaagaagaacagGAGGATGCTGTGAAGAATATGAGAGAATGCTAGGGATTTTATCCTCAGAGATTTTAAGTAGGATAAAACTTTGGGATTGCGTGGACACGTGTTGTTGCTGCCAGTTCATTAAGAGGACCCTTTCTTCCAACGttgatcgcggaaatcgaggaggcgccttggtaatCATACATGAAAGGCGGATATTACTTAAAAACAGAGTCAAGCAGAGGTAggatgggcccagcgggtcgcgtcttgtcagtcaaaatcaaagtgtcaataacgtcatcaatgacgtcgtaAGGAACGCTCGAAGCATTCGAAGAAATgtgaaaaggtatcggatggtgaacttgagtctatgtacggattgcgagcatccgcacctagactcgggggctactcccatcgggagcgctggacgcgcacccgataaaatgaggactcgaagatattcatatgaagaaacgtctgaagaaaaggatggaatgctcagctcgagtctgcacccggatgcaagcgcccgtgtccagactcgggggctactcccatcgggagcgttggaagCGCACCCGAtataacttttttgcactccaggatcatgcccggggacttgattctgtgtagggtaacgttattttgccatcggcagttaaccagcaaaagttgggcacgttattcattatcccttACACGCGGAAAACTTATTGAAGAATACAAGCTTCAGAGCAAAaatatcggatgacccatgaagatctatagaaaaacttcggcagagcaaaacgttcgagtagtacaacttgagtctacgcacggattgcaagcatccgtacctagactcgggggctactcccatcgggagcgctgaacgcgcacccgatagaagaagatgatactAATACAAGATGGACAAACACAATCAAGGAGACgaacattaggtggaggcatgctttagtctctacccgaactatcttcggctagacactcgggggctactgacgtgggcattacccttcgggtaaccgacattgccctaccctatacgatctaactagaggcccatgaaggtattggatggcaaggtgggccacttgggtgtcgcagcagaagattccttggcgggcaagacaaggaaggagccgaacaaggaaagtttaaagttaggactattgtaaacctagtcgtactcggttagacctcttgagtcctggccacctatataaaggccaggagaggggctgctgagggacacgatcaatcttagcaatcatagccaccaaaagtctagaactAGATCGCCGCagcgcttagcctctcgacgagatctcagctgaacccttcggcaccccattgtaacccattattctcataatcaagatcagacaggcaggacgtaagggttttacctcatcgagggccccgaacctgggtaaatcgctctccccgcttgtctgtgaaccgatgtctcgtatcagcttacaggattccatcaaccctaagccccaatcgaagggcattgccgaggagtaccctcgacaattggggcGGATTATTTCTCTGTGGCTAAGTTGTGGTTAGCCAACAAATCACATGTCATGCTTAATTCCATCTGCGATGCTTCCTTATGGTGCATTTGGAAGACTAGAAATAATATGATTTTTAATGGCATGCCATGGTTGGATGTCAATCAGGTTTGGCGTCTGATCCTTCATATAGTTTTTTTTCGATCAACgggcatagccccagcctctgcatccaaaggatgcacacagctttcttctttattaaattattcgcaatgccttataaggggaatacaaagatcaactcgaagcctccttcctagcgacaactcgatatacctacgatgaaggggggCCATGATCAAGGCCATACTCCTtgacggtacaccaacacacatcatccaaaaagcaaaaccctAAGGCTGCGCCATTGCACACTCGACAGAGTTCGCAAAATCCTGAGGGCGATCCTTCATACTGTGAAGAGATGGAGGCTTCCTTTCAAGAATCACATGGATCTCGGTGTGGAGATCTTATGCGACAAGGTGTCATCGATGCTCCACACCCTTCCAGCCACAGAGTGGTGAGAAACGGACGGGATCTTGCTCTTTTCCGGATGCCAAGAGGCCGGCGATTCAGGGCACCTAGATCACACCTACCTGTGTACTGGAGCCCTTTGCGCTCATCTTGCCATCTGCTAACTAATGAGGAGGCGTTCACCTAGTTGTTAATTGCTGGAATGTTTTCTCTTAAGTAGCTTTTGGTTATCGACTTAGTTCGTATGGCTTTAGGCCCCTAGTTTCTTTTATTTATCCCGAACATGCTTCGAAATGTGTTGGTTTCTCCGGACCTGCTTTTGTTGGGGTTTCATTGAGCTTATCAATGGAACTAGGGACAGATTTCCCTTTTGATTAAAAAAGGCCACCGGCGGAGGCCATCTGCATGTTGATGTGTGTGCTGGCGGTCTTCATCCTCGAGCCGATGGACCACGGACATGGAGGCGACTGTCACCAGCCTAGAGGTTGCGGTGACGCCAGGAGGTCAGCTGCCCTGGAATCAAGAGAGTGTGTTGTCTTCCGGAGGAGCCGACGGCGAGGAAGCCATCGACCCATCGTCATATACTAGCATCCTGAGTTTCTGAGTTCTCACTCCTGACTCGGTCACCAGAGTTTAAACTCCACATTTGACACTTTGGCGTTTCATAAAGATggaatatttttcagtgggaggcgacgttctcgTCAATAGCGAGGTggttgtggtgacttcgtcaatctcaagatccaTCAGATCAAATTTCTTGAAGTCAGTCTCTCGGAGATGTTCATAGAAATAGGGTGCACGTGCATGTGTTTATAGGGATGACTGTATGTGGGTAATTGTGAACGTATAAGTCTACactatgtttcgcaaaaaaaatagtGGGGTAGTGGggtcaaaaaaattggtgagggaGGGTGCGAGTGCGGCGAAGCGGGCGATAGACAACGTATTAGTCTGACGAATGGAACACGTTCTCCTTTTTAAGTCATAGAGAAAGTGTatctgattcatattacttgatatcaataggatgtatatagacacattttagttctagatacattcgtATTAGTggtaagtaatatgaatcgaaggGAGCAGTAGAGAAGTAGGGATAGAGATTGTAAGTAGTAGAGATAAATACGGAAATTCGATTCGATAGATAGATAGAGATTTTAagttatagatagatagattatttttaaaaattaggtAACAAATAGATGGATAGATAGATAAATAGGTAGTGCTAGGTGAAGGAGTCGACGTGTAAACGCAGCAACAATGCTACACTTACGAACTGAAACCTACACTAAAAGTTACAGGATTAGGTGGAATCAATCGGTTGGTGCAAAGATTAATGAGAAGGTGGCTCACGTTTTCTCTCTTTCCTCCAAATCAAGCCACATATATCCCGTAACTCAATCCCATAAGTTTTGCCTGTAAATCTAGCATTTTTGTAGACGCAGTTAATGCAAGGGAAAATTTGCCACAGGACACCATTATTTTTGGCGTTTGCTGAAACGCACCGCTCGATTgcgtctttgccaggtaccattacaattctgTGGCACATTTGTCAAAACACGCCACCTGACTAAAAAGGAAAAGCTTTGCACTTTATATTCAAAACCAGTTATCATAAGCAAAAGTAAAAAACTTTCTGTTTTAGGCTGGTGGTGTGTCCTAACAAATGTGTCACAAAATTGTAATAATACCTAACAAATACATAATCAGATGGCGTGTTTCagcaaattccagaaaataacgGTATCCTATAGCAAATTTTGGCCAATGCGAGCAATGCCACGCTAGGACTCGCTACAACTACAAGCGGTACAGGGTTTGCCAAACTTGAACCCCACGGCATCGACCATAGCACGATCGGCATAGTCCGTTTCCTACAAAATTCCGCCGCCACCACACGGTCTGATTACCCTCCCCCAAATCTCTATTCTCTATTTCTCTTGCGAACGGGCGGATTCCCAAATTCCGCCGACAGATCGAGTAGAGGGTGAGGCACGCGGCTTGCCGGTGAAGACGATGTCGGGGCGATCGAGCCGGAtcgcggtggtggcggaggaccGGTGCCGGCCAAGCAAGTGCGGCCAGCAGTGCCGCAAGCGCTGCCCTGTCAACGCCACCGGTATGCGGGTGCTGCTCCCTAGCAgctttttgattgtgttgtgcgattaGGCTTTGGTAGTTAAGATTTCGTTAGGGTTTGCGTACGAAACGTACGTTTTTGCCATCATCAGCCCGGCTAGGACGAAAAACGTCGACAGAGATCGTCTCATAGACCATATCGATCATCAAACATTATGTGTTAGATCATCTCTAACAGACACCACATCTAGTCCCATCCATATAATAATTGTTTTTATACGGTTttggagaggaaaaagggccggTCCAGACCGCCAGCCCCATTCGAAATATTTTTTCCAGTCTATCCAGTTTTCCGTCGCGCAAACCATAATTACCCAGTTCCACTAGACCTTCCAAGAGCGAACTCCATCATGACTCCTGCGTTGGCGCAAATGAAATTTTAACCCCTACAACCTCTGGAATCTACAAAATTCGCCGGAGTTGCCGAAGCGGCTGTTAAGAACGGACGGGTGGGCAGTGGGCGGGGATTAACGGGCGGCCGGCAGCGAGCGGCCGGCGGGCGCGGGCTGCTGGCGCGAGCGGGCGATGCTGTTGGGCACGTGTGAGGCcgcgtgttgtgggtatacttcatgggtgtaccatcgacagtgcctagatccggcaagcccgggtggcccacagacggtgatgaggcatgtggcccatcgggcggcccagttgctgttgatcatgaagaaaGAAGTCCAgctcaggatcagtaagccggatccgtaccgacataggagtaacccggatccatggaggcccatgagggacccggatccagtacgacgtatatggaaggcggatccgtgacgtgcacggcaagatattgttccgtagttaggctatctgtaatccggctgggactctccatgtaaatcctagatccgtgcgcctttataagccggatcccgggagccctagaggcacaaccacaactcattgtaacaacgcgaaagcgcccggataattccggacaagcagcgagtaggccctgtcatcgtgcaggtgttccgaagctgggtaactcgcgtaccaccgtcccgtgtgcactccgccctatggcccctacttcttctccccctcgtgaggatccctcctccgaggtaccgtcgattaggcaacgacaccgcgCGTGGGTGGCAGGGACGGGCGGCGGGCGGGCGTGAGCGGTGTGGTGGGCGGCCAGCCAGCAGCGGGCGTGGGCGGCCGGCAGCGGGCGGCACGCGGGGATGGCTCGAGGTAGAGGTTGAAGAAAtgatgaaaaaaaatgaaaaagggtGACAAAGAATATGCTGTTTTAGAGGCTCCTTTTGCGGTGTCTAGTCTGCGAGGCATTTTTTCAGCCCGCAAACAACGTTTGGGGTGCCCTCCATATATGTATTTGGGATTTAGGTTTGCGGTGTCTGCTAGAGATGTTCTTAGCTTTTCAATCGGTTTGCggtgtctgctagagatgctcttagctttccAATCGGTTGAAAGGGGACTGTTCGAATTGTTGAAAAGAGCTACTCTCTTCACCCCCAATGTCTTTCCAACACAGGCCAAATTAACGAAATGGATCCTCGAAGCATTAATCAAATATATACCTTCCTCATCCGATATCTGTTTAACTGTCAATTTGATCTACTGTTTCTTATGTCTTGGATCGGCAATAATTTCGAAGAATCAACTAATAGAACACTTTGATTGTACTTTTAAAATAACTATGCAAAGTTTATATATTTTACCATTTGGGTTAAACTTGCCCAACTACCAACTGACGCGAAATAGAGACCAAGTATGTACCAGCGGTCACATCAGTTTGCCCTTGCTTTTGCCATATACTGAATTTTGATTTTTACACACATTTACAGGGCGCCACTGCATAGAAGTTACTCCATCATCTAAAGTGTCTATAATTTCAGAGGATATGTGCATTGGATGTGGTATTTGTGTGAAGGTATATTAGTActttcctttttggtttttttttcagaaaACGCAAGAGGTTTGCTGGGTACGATCTATCCTTATCTGCAATAATCTTAATGTCATCCTCTCTTGTTGTTGTTACTCATGCAGGCATGCCCGTTTAATGCTATCCAAATTATTAACTTGCCAAGAAATCTTGACAAGGAGACGACACATCGCTATGGACCAAATTCCTTCAAGCTTCACAGGTACACAAATATTTCTCATGTCTATGACATTCAATCCCCGTACTGTTCTCAAGTTATATTAGAGTTTTCTTTTGCCATTATTCTATCTCTGTGTAGCTGTAAAAAGTCTACCTGAGCTGTTGTTGATACCTACTGACATATATAACTATCTTTTATTATCTTTTGTAGGCTTCCTGTTCCAAGACCTGGGCAAGTTTTGGGCTTGGTGGGGACAAATGGTATCGGGAAATCAACTGCACTTCAAATATTGGCTGGGATTTTAAAACCCAACTTGGGTAAATTCACAGTAAGTGTCAGTGATTTATGTTTGTTATCCCTTGTTGTGCCAATAACTATATATTGTGAAACTGTTTACAACCTTTGCAGGACACCCCAAGCGTGGATGAAATTTTGAAGTATTTCCGTGGATCTGAACTCCAGAAATACTTCACTCGTCTAATGGGAGACAAAATGAAGGTACTCATTTGATAATTGATTAATGCAGCTTATAAAGATAATATCACTTGCCATATTGCATTATGTTGTCGTGTATGTCCACATTATTACTTTCCCCTTGTCAATCTTTCATTTAAGGAACTTGTTGCTTTGATTAAAACCGATATTTTGTTCCTATAATTATTTACAGTTTTATTTCGAGCTCATCTTAAAAGTAAATAGGAAGTATGCAAATGTAACTGATATTTGAGGGAAAACAGTTACTGATGGTAGAAGTGAGACTTGAAGCTGGGTAGGTGGGTTATTAGCCTGGACTCTAACAAAGTTCTCGATTTTAGATAATTGACTCGTACCTTTTCATTTCTAGTCTTCATCATACTCTTCTCTTCTTGGGCAGCACATCTGCCAAACGAAGTGACCAGATAATCATAATTAATATTTTTCCATAGTGAACCCCAAATATTTTCTTTGAAATAGTTGCTAATTTTTGGATATAGTATTATCATAGTTTCTCATATATTAACTTTTGATATTTAAGGACATTTCATGCTTGCTTTTTTTTGCATTTAAGCCTATTCGTACTTGTACTATGTAATATTTATATTAAGCTGTGTTATTCATGATGTCTAACATACTATGATGCTTGGTTTCAGGCAACTATGAAACCTCAGTATATCGACAATATTCGAAAATCTTTTAAAGGGAAGGTTGGGTACTATCTTAATAAGGGAAACAAGAGACAAGTGAAGGACACGCTATGTGATATTCTTGAATTGAATCAAATTCTGGACCGAGATGTCTCAGATCTATCTGGCGGTGAGCTTCAGAGATTTGCAATTGCTGTTTGTGCTATGAAGGAAGCAGATGTTTATATATTTGATGAGCCATCATGCTATCTTGATGTGAAACAAAGGCTGAAAGCTGCACAAGTGATCCGTTCCTTGGTACAATCCAAAAAGTAAAGAGGGCATACATCTCACAATATATAAGACAGTCCTAACATTTGATCTATTTATTACGCAGCTAAGAGAGATTATCACTGAATTTTTTGCAGCTATGTAATTGTCGTGGAGCATGACCTTAGTATTCTCGACTACTTGTCAGACTACATATGCTGCATTTATGGAACTCCAGGAGCATATGGTGTTGTTACTTTGCCCTCTTCAGTCAGAGAAGGAATTAACATCTTTCTAAATGGCGTCATCCCAACAGAAAATTTGCGTTTCCGTGAGGAGAAACTTACGTTTAGAGTAAGGACTAGGATTGTGGCCAAACACTTCCTCTTTTGGGCGCCAGTTTTCTACTTGCTTAGTGCTCTGTATCTAAGACAATGTTGCTTTGCTTCTTAGGTTACTGAGTCTACCGAGGAGATCATAGAGGGTCAGACTTACCAATGCTATAAGTATCCTACCATGGTGAAAACAATTCGTGGCTTCAAGCTCTCAGTCACGGAAGGCAGCTTTAATGATTCCCAGATAATTGTCATGCTTGGTGAGAATGGTACCGGAAAGACAACATTTATTCGTATGCTGGTATAACCTGTTTCCCGGAAATATGGTTGGCAGGCACCTAGAGATCTAGTTTGTTTATTACTCACGTcagtttattttctgtttttatcagGCAGGGGAGGTGAAACCAGACAAAGTTAGTGATGAGCAAGTTGATATGTCTGCATATACTGTCTCATACAAGCGTCAGGAATTGGTCTCTAAATATAGCTCTACAGTTAGGGACCTTCTAGACGAGAAAATATCTGGATCATGCACACAAGCTCAGTTCAAATCTGATGTCATGAAACCACTGAAAGTTGAGGAACTCATGGACAGGCTGGTTGCAAATCTTTCTGGTGGTGAGCTGCAGAGGGTCGAACTCTGTATTTGTCTTGGAAAGGTAAGATTCAAAAACACTAAATTACTGAAGCACGCTGTTGTCTGACTTAGATGTGAGGCATGCTCGTTTTGCGTCTTTATAAGAATGAAGTTACATTTTGCATGGAGCAAAAAGTGGAACTAAAGAGGTATTATTACAAGTTAGCCAAGGAAACACTACAAAGTATAAATGTAGCTCTACAGAATGAAATGTGTAGAGTGTATTCTCTACAGGCTTTCCATCAATGCTCATCATTCATGAATCTTTAATAACATAAATACAATTATAGTTCTGCAATTTAAGTTATCCATTTTTAAGAAACATAGTATATGCTGAAGGACTAAGTGTGTattaaggctgctcatagtggtaagtatcatgtagtagtatcatgcatatgatatttgtgtatgatactatctctatagtgggtagtatcatagagtagtatcatagccatgctatatttattgttttttagaatctcaatgcaaatttgtgtacaagattagtTTGGTATTAAATTTTCTTgtgatatgtgctatgatacagtatccacctatgttactctaatcctctctctcctccttaattagctgccacatcatcatttttgtgggaccaatatgcatgatactagctatgatactagcactatggccagcctaaacaGTAACCAGTACGTGTTCCATTTTCATTTAATGCGCTTCCACTAAGCATCGACTTATTTACAAATTACTCTCTTTTTTTCATATGCAGCCTGCTGATATTTACCTCATAGATGAACCAAGCGCTCATCTTGATTCAGAACAGCGCCTTATAGCAGCAAAGGTGATAAAAAGGTTTATCCTTCACCAAAAGAGAACAGCTTTCATCGTCGAGCATGATTTCATCATGGCAGCCTACCTTGCTGACAAGGTTCTCGTATTTGAGGGAAAACCTTCTTTTGACTGTACTGCAAGTGCACCAGAATCCCTGGCTTCTGGAATGAACCGTTTTCTGTCAGTAAGTTCGTTATATCCTTCCTCATCCCTCTCTTAAACCACTGGCACTGTATGTTTTGGAGGATGAAATGATCAAGTAATTGATACAACCCCTGTCTGCCCACAGCATCTGGATGTCACATTTAGGACGGATCCGACAACCTACAGGCCGCGGATTAACAAGCTGGGTTCTATGAAGGACACTGAGCAGAAAGCTGCGGGATGCTACTACTACCTTGAGTATTAATGTAAAGAAAGAATACCCACCTTTACTTTACATTGGCCATTTCATGTAATGGCACTGGCATTATACCATTTACTTGCTTTTGCAGAAAGCTTTCGCCAAGGACACCTCTACTTGTGCAAAAGCCCTTCCACAACAGGACAGCTCAACTGCTTGGGCGCGCTACCCAGCATATCTGCCAGCCCATACATACCCCTCTGCCAGTGCTCACGGTATCATCGGTATGTGCTTGAACTGGTTTTTCATGTCAATACATGATACATTTGGGTTGAGATCGTTGAATCGCTTGTTTTTTGCAGGACTGCTTTGGCGCCAGGACATGGCTGTCTCGGTGCAACATGGAACAG includes:
- the LOC124686971 gene encoding ABC transporter E family member 2-like — protein: MSGRSSRIAVVAEDRCRPSKCGQQCRKRCPVNATGRHCIEVTPSSKVSIISEDMCIGCGICVKACPFNAIQIINLPRNLDKETTHRYGPNSFKLHRLPVPRPGQVLGLVGTNGIGKSTALQILAGILKPNLGKFTDTPSVDEILKYFRGSELQKYFTRLMGDKMKATMKPQYIDNIRKSFKGKVGYYLNKGNKRQVKDTLCDILELNQILDRDVSDLSGGELQRFAIAVCAMKEADVYIFDEPSCYLDVKQRLKAAQVIRSLVQSKNYVIVVEHDLSILDYLSDYICCIYGTPGAYGVVTLPSSVREGINIFLNGVIPTENLRFREEKLTFRVTESTEEIIEGQTYQCYKYPTMVKTIRGFKLSVTEGSFNDSQIIVMLGENGTGKTTFIRMLAGEVKPDKVSDEQVDMSAYTVSYKRQELVSKYSSTVRDLLDEKISGSCTQAQFKSDVMKPLKVEELMDRLVANLSGGELQRVELCICLGKPADIYLIDEPSAHLDSEQRLIAAKVIKRFILHQKRTAFIVEHDFIMAAYLADKVLVFEGKPSFDCTASAPESLASGMNRFLSHLDVTFRTDPTTYRPRINKLGSMKDTEQKAAGCYYYLEY